TTTGTAAAATTTGTTATAGAAGATTTAAGAAAATATGATGTAGTAGCTGAAATTATAGAAGAGGGAACTTGGAAAGGTTCTCTATATATTAATAAATAATATTTAGTGGAGGAAAAGATGGAAAAATTAGAAAAATTAATCAACTATATTATAAAAGAGCTTGTAGATACTAAAGATGCTGTAATGATAGATTATGATGCTATTGATGATACTATCACTTTTAAAGTAAGTGTTGCTAAAGGAGAAATGGGAAAAATAATCGGTAAAAATGGACTTACAGCTAATGCAATTAGAGGAGTTATGCAAGCTGCTGGAGTTAAAGATAAACTAAATGTAAATGTTGAATTTTTAGACTAGGAGGATTGATTGATGGAGCTTTTTACAGTTGGTAAAATATCTGGAACTCATCATCTTAAAGGAGCTGTAAAAATTATAGCTAATGTGTCAGATGCTGAGATCTTAGTTGGAAATAAAGTTATTATTGATATTCAAGGGGAACAAAAAATACTTACTATCACAAGTGTAAGTCCTCTTGTTGGAAATAAATGGACAGTTGAATTTCAAGAGATAACTAATAAAACTGATGCTGGAAAGTTAAAAAATGGACTTATAAAAGTTAGAAGAGATATTTTAGGAATAGCTGAAGATGAATATCTATTAAACGATCTTATGGATATGGAAGTTGTAGATATGAAAAATAATGAAACTATAGGAAGAGTAACTGATATTTTTGAAACTGCTGCTCATGATATTCTTGTAGTTGAAGATGAAAAAAGTGAAGCTATGATTCCAGATATTGATGAGTTTGTTAAAAAAATAGATTTTGATAAAAGAACTATTTTTGTTGAACTTATTGATGGTATGAGAGAGATGAAAGGAAAAAAATATCAGCAAGATGATGGAATAGAAGATGAGGAGTAATTTATGAAAATAAATATTTTAACTCTATTTCCAGAGATGTTCAGAGGATTTACAGGAGAGAGCATAATCAAGAGAGCTTTGGAAAAAAATCTTTTAGAGATAAATGTAATTAATATTAGAGATTTTTGTTATGATAAACATAAACAAGCTGATGATAAGGTTTTTGGTGGAGGGGCAGGAATGCTTATGAAGCCAGAACCACTTATTAGAGCATTGAATACACTTGGAGGAAAAGTTATATATACTTCACCTCAAGGTGTTAGATTTGATCAAAAGTTGGCAATAGAACTTTCTCAAGAGGAGGAGATCACTATAATTGCTGGACACTATGAGGGAATTGATGAGAGAGTAGTGGAAAGTAGAGTTGATTTAGAAGTATCTATTGGGGATTTTGTTTTAACTGGTGGGGAGTTACCTGCAATGGTGATGACAGATTGTATTGCTAGACTTGTTCCTGGAGCTATTAAGCAGGAATCTTATGAAAATGACTCTTTTTTTAATGGACTTTTAGATTATCCAAACTACACAAGACCTGAAGAGTATGAGGGAATGAAAGTGCCAGAGGTTTTATTGTCTGGACACCATAAAAATATAGAGATTTGGAGAAAAAAAGAGAGCTTAAAGAGAACTTATTTAAGGAGACCTGATCTTTTAAAGGGGAGAGAGTTTGATAAGTTAGAGAAAAAACTTTTAAACGAGATAAAAGAGGAGTTAAAAAAGGAGAATAAATAATGATCTATAAACTTGGAGAATATATCCCAAAAATTGGAAAGAATAACTATATTGCTGAAAATGCAAGTGTAATTGGAAAAGTTGAAACAGGGGAGAATGTCTCAATTTGGTTTTCTGCTGTTTTAAGAGGAGATATGAGCTTAATTAAAATTGGTAATGGCTCAAATGTTCAAGATAATTCAACTTTACATGGAGATACAGATTTTCCTACAACAATAGGAGAGAGAGTTACTATTGGGCATAACTGTGTTGTGCATGGTTGTACAGTAGGAGATAACTCAATAATTGGAATGGGAAGTATTATTTTAAATGGAAGTGTTATTCCTAAAAACTGTATAGTATCTGCTGGATCTGTGGTAAATAATAAATTGAAAGCAGAAGAAGGGGATCTTATAGCAGGTTCTCCAGCTAGAGTTATAAAGAAACTTTCTGAAAAACATTGGGAGTATTTAGAATATGCAAGTGGAGTTTATCTTGCAAAGATAGATAGATTTAAAAATCAATTAGAAGAGATTAAATTAGAAGAAAAATAAATTTAAAGAAGGGATTATATAAAATGAGAGATAAAATATACTTAGGATTAGTTCACTATCCTGTTTACAATAAAAATAATGATGTTGTATGTACTTCTGTTACAAACTTTGATATCCATGACATTTCAAGAAGTTGTAGAACTTATGATGTAAAAGGATACCGTTTAATTGTTCCAGTAGATGCACAAAAAATGCTTACTGAAAGAATTATAGGTTACTGGCAAGAGGGTACAGGGGGACAATTTAACAAGGATAGAGAAAATGCCTTTGCTATAACTAGAGTTATGGACAGTATTGAAAAGGTAATTGAAGAGATTGAAGAGAAAGAGGGACAAAAACCAGTTATCATAACAACTTCAGCAAGAATTTTCCCTAATACTGTAAGCTATAAAACAATGTCAGATATGATATTTGAAGATGATAGACCATACTTATTATTATTTGGTACTGGTTGGGGGCTTACAGATGAAGTAATGGATATGTCAAACTATATTCTTGAGCCAATTAGAGGAAATACAAAATATAATCATCTTTCTGTAAGAGCTGCTGTGGCTATTATACTTGATAGACTTTTAGGAGAAAGATAATTAAAAATACAGTTCTGGAGGGAAAATGAGTAGAAATGAGATAAGAATCAAACCTCAAGATGGTATTTTCAGACAGATGGGAATAGAAAATGTAAGTATTAATGAGATTGTTTTTTATGAAAGAAACAAGAAGATGAAATTTATGTGTTCTGTTCCTAGTGTCAAAGATCTCAAAGAACTGGATATAATTTATGAAAATATCAAAAAGAATTTTGGAAAAGAGCTTGAGGTTGACTTTAAAGTAGAATATACAAAAAGTGAGATTATGAGAGAGGAGCTTGTGACAATAGTAGAAAAGGCTATAATCAGATTAAAAGCTAGAAATGCTATTTCCAAATCCTT
This genomic interval from uncultured Fusobacterium sp. contains the following:
- a CDS encoding gamma carbonic anhydrase family protein, with protein sequence MIYKLGEYIPKIGKNNYIAENASVIGKVETGENVSIWFSAVLRGDMSLIKIGNGSNVQDNSTLHGDTDFPTTIGERVTIGHNCVVHGCTVGDNSIIGMGSIILNGSVIPKNCIVSAGSVVNNKLKAEEGDLIAGSPARVIKKLSEKHWEYLEYASGVYLAKIDRFKNQLEEIKLEEK
- a CDS encoding KH domain-containing protein encodes the protein MEKLEKLINYIIKELVDTKDAVMIDYDAIDDTITFKVSVAKGEMGKIIGKNGLTANAIRGVMQAAGVKDKLNVNVEFLD
- a CDS encoding RNA methyltransferase; this translates as MRDKIYLGLVHYPVYNKNNDVVCTSVTNFDIHDISRSCRTYDVKGYRLIVPVDAQKMLTERIIGYWQEGTGGQFNKDRENAFAITRVMDSIEKVIEEIEEKEGQKPVIITTSARIFPNTVSYKTMSDMIFEDDRPYLLLFGTGWGLTDEVMDMSNYILEPIRGNTKYNHLSVRAAVAIILDRLLGER
- the rimM gene encoding ribosome maturation factor RimM (Essential for efficient processing of 16S rRNA) gives rise to the protein MELFTVGKISGTHHLKGAVKIIANVSDAEILVGNKVIIDIQGEQKILTITSVSPLVGNKWTVEFQEITNKTDAGKLKNGLIKVRRDILGIAEDEYLLNDLMDMEVVDMKNNETIGRVTDIFETAAHDILVVEDEKSEAMIPDIDEFVKKIDFDKRTIFVELIDGMREMKGKKYQQDDGIEDEE
- the trmD gene encoding tRNA (guanosine(37)-N1)-methyltransferase TrmD → MKINILTLFPEMFRGFTGESIIKRALEKNLLEINVINIRDFCYDKHKQADDKVFGGGAGMLMKPEPLIRALNTLGGKVIYTSPQGVRFDQKLAIELSQEEEITIIAGHYEGIDERVVESRVDLEVSIGDFVLTGGELPAMVMTDCIARLVPGAIKQESYENDSFFNGLLDYPNYTRPEEYEGMKVPEVLLSGHHKNIEIWRKKESLKRTYLRRPDLLKGREFDKLEKKLLNEIKEELKKENK